Below is a genomic region from Virgibacillus dokdonensis.
TAATGAACTTGTCTTCTTGCTCATGATGATTATTTTAGGAGCCACGTTTTACGTTGCATTAACAACAATTATGGAAAGCATTTCTTCTACTCTACTACTTCGAAGAGATGAAATCATTACATTACGTGATATAGGCTGGCGAAGCAAAGATGTCCGCCTCACCATTATGAAAGAATCTTTAGCATGGATGCTACCAGCATTTATGCTAGGTATGACATGTAGCATCACATTATTATTCGTTCTATTTACACCTTCTATAAATGTTGTATATATATCCCCCCTTATTACATCAGGTTGCTTTAGTTTAATAAGTGTAGGAGTCGCTTATGTAATTGTAAAACAAACATTAAAACAAATTGCCACTTCATAAGATAAGATTTTCATTCATTGTAGATCGTCTTTCCACCCCCGTCATGTTTGACGGGGGGTGGTTGTATGCGCTTGAAGAGGCAAGCTATCTGATATACAAAAGGCTTCCAGCGCGGGGGAGCGATTTTGCGACGTACGTGAGCGAATTTCCGCGCGAGATGAGCGATTTTGCGACGTGCGCGAGCGAGTTTCCCGCGGGGAGAGCGATTTTGCGACGTACGTGAGCGAGTTCCCGCGCGCGAGGAGCGATTTCACCACGAACGTGAGCGAGTTTCAGTGCGAGATGAGCGATTTTGCGACGAGTACGAGCGGTTTACGGGCGAATTCTCCCGCCCGTGTTCAGCGAGCTATAGACAAAAAGCAGTCTTTCGTATGGTCATTGACCATGCCTGTCGCTTGCATAAAAGCGTAACAAATGGTTGGCCCAACGAATTGGAAACCGCGTCGTTTTAGATCTTTGCTCATTTGTTCGGATTCTGTCGTATATGCGGGCACTTGTTCATGCGTTTCCCAGTGATTAACAATTTGTTCCCCGCCGACAAAGGACCATATATAGGAGGAGAAGTCTCCCAACTCCTGCTCTACTTGCAAAAAGGACTGCGCATTCTTAATGAAAGCATTTATCTTTCTCCGGTTACGAATAATTCCTTTATCTTGGAGGAGCGCTTCTATTTTCTGATTGCTATATTTACTTATTTTTAACGGATCGAAATCATCAAAAGCTTGGCAATAATTTTCTCTACGCTTTAATATTGTAATCCAGCTTAATCCTGCTTGTGCCCCTTCCAAGCAAAGCATTTCAAATAATTTTTGGGCGTCATACTGCGGGACGCCCCATTCATGATCATGATAAGTAATATAGACAGGATCATCTGTGACCCATTGACATCTTTGTTTTGTCATGCATCTTCACCAATTGCGACTTCATTTTCATCATAAGAAATCCAATCACTAAAGCTACCAGGGTATAATTTCACATTTTCATAGCCAAGTGATTTTAAGGCTAAAATATTGGGACAAGCCGATATACCAGAACCGCAGGAAACAATGATTTCTTCATTTTTCTGAAAGGAAGCAAATTGTTTTTCTAGTACCTCCTTCTTTTTCCATGAGCCATTTTCATCCAGCACCTTTTTCCAGAAATAGTTCTTGGCACCAGGGATATGGCCCGCTCGAGCATACATCGGTTCATCATCTCCTAAATAACGTTCTCTTGCACGTGAATCAATTAAAACAGCTTCGTTTCGAGTTACTTTTTCTTTTACTTCTTCCATATTAGCAATTTGATTGTCTCTTAATTGCAAGTGAAATACTTTTGGCGTTAGTGTTGGTACTTCGGTAGTTGTTTCATTGCCTGTTTTTTTCCAGCCACTATAGCCCCCGTCAAGAACATACACTTTGTCATGCCCCATATAATGGAATAACCACCATGCTCTAGCAGCAAACATATCATTATCTGCATCGTATATCACAACGGTTGTATCGTGATCAACACCTAACTTTCCTACTTTTCCTGCAAGCATTGTAAGGTCAGGAAGCGGATGGTTTCCACCATGTTTTCCTTTTTTTCCAGACAAATCTTTTTCTATATCCATAAAAACAGCGCCTGGGATATGATCTTGTAAATATGCTTTTCTGCCTGCATCAGGATCCGTTAACTGAAAACGCACATCGATAATTACTGTATTGTTTAAATGATTATGTAGCCGATTCTTTAAACGGTCTACGCTAATAAGATAGCCCATTTTCTTCCCTCCAATAATTTTATAGCCATTCGTAATCCGTATTTGTTACCCTTATTTTATACGATAAGCTTCCTTATGCCTACCCCTAACTTAGAGACTCGAACTATTTAAGTTAGAAAATTAGTGTAATTAAGTTATAATAGAAAGCATACTATTCATGTTTACATGATGAGGTACATACTTTTTACTTTGACAGGAGTTGACTTTCATGAAAAAAGAAATAATGGAAAGGTTTATTACGTATGCAAAGATGGATACGCAATCCGACGCAAGCAATGAAGCTACACCTTCTACACCTGGACAGTTTGATTTAGCGAATCTTTTAGTACAAGAGCTTCAGGAAATAGGAATGACAGACGTTGCCGTTGATGACTTTGGCTATGTGATGGCAACACTTCCAGCAAACACGGATGGTGATATACCGACCATCGGATTTTTAGCACATGTGGATACAGCAACAGACTTCACTGGAAAAAATGTTCAACCACAAATCACGGAGAATTACGACGGGAAAGATATTGTATTGAACAAGGAAGAAAATATTATATTATCGACTACTGATTTTCCAGAGCTTTCGCAATACAAAGGTCATACAGTAATCACTACAGATGGAACAACTTTACTTGGCGCTGATAACAAAGCGGGGATTGCTGAAATTATGACTGCGATGCATTATCTCATCACACATCCAGAAATCAAGCACGGGAAAATCCGCGTTGCTTTTACGCCCGATGAAGAGATCGGCCGTGGACCACATAAATTCGATGTGGAACGTTTCGATGCTACATATGCCTATACCGTCGATGGTGGGCCTTTAGGAGAGTTGCAATACGAAAGCTTTAACGCAGCTCAAGCAAGAGTAACCTTTAAAGGAAATAGTGTACATCCAGGAACAGCCAAAGATAAAATGGTGAACGCTGGGAAAATGGCAGCAACCTTTATAAATGAAATTCCAAACGAAGAAGCGCCGGAATATACAGAAGGGTACGAAGGATTTTATCACTTAAGCAATATTACTGGTGATGTGGAAAATGCAGAACTTATCTACATTATCCGAGATTTTGATAAAGCGAAGTTTCAAGAGAAAAAAGTTTTATTGCAAAAAATCACAGAGAAATTTCAGACCAAATATGGAACGGAAGCTGTTAGCCTTGAATTGCGCGATCAGTATTATAATATGCGCGAAAAAATTGAACCGGTGAAAGAAATTGTCGACATTGCTTATGATGCAATGAAAAGCTTAGATATCGAACCAATCGTAAAACCGATTCGTGGTGGTACAGATGGTTCGCAATTATCCTACATGGGACTGCCAACACCGAACATTTTTACTGGTGGAGAAAATTTTCATGGTAAATTCGAATACGTCTCGGTAGATAATATGATGAAAGCCTCAAAAACAATCATTGAAATCTGCAAGCTATTTGCCCGACGCTATTAATTAGAAAAACTGACTTATCGCCAAGTCTTATGGCGAAAGGCATAGTTTTCTTATACTATATACCTTTAAGCTTTTATACTTTCCTATAGTGGAACAAAGGCGCAAGCGCCCGGTTAGCAACGTAGCGACTGGAGCGAATTAACTAAAGTTTTAGGAATCATGGTGAGGCACAAACCAATGATGACTTAGCTTAGGGTGATTCGTGAAGTCGCCTATTTGCTGGGAGATGGAGCCAGACGTGGCTTATTCGGTTATTTCGTTATACACAAGCACCTCACCTTTTACTATCGTAAAAGAATGCAGTCGTATTTCTTATAGTATAAACCTTAAAAATTTATGCTTTCATAATAGTGTACAAAAGTGCCAAGGAAGAGCGTCTCCCCAACAAAGTTAGAGATGACAATCAAACAGTTGGCACTTTTTTATATGGATCTCCATCGTAAGAAGGCCCCCACAATAACTTATGAACTTCGCGAAAATTTGCGAACTTCAAGTAACTCTCTTATGAACTTCAGAGAATTTCCTTAAACGTACTTTAAAATGGTTTCGTAATCATCAAAATAATAATGATCATAAACAACAGACTTTCGATTCTTTCATAGAAAAATAGCTTTCTGGATAATCGAAAGTAGTCATCAGGGATCGTACTATCCGGATGCGTCTGTAATAGTTTTTTGATTGGTTTGGAACGCGGCGACAGCACGAGTGGGCCAAATGCCAAAGCAAGCAAAAATAAAAGCAAACTGCCTATAAACCAACCTTGTGCAAATAAATAGGGGCGAAGTACTCCCATGATTAGCCCCGTTATCAATAGTAATGTACCACCAATCATGACACAGCCGTGTAATTTGTTTCGTATTTTATAACCATATTGCAATTCTGTCATCGTAGTTGCTGTTTTCACTGGCAAAATCATGAAGAAACCTGGACCCATACCAATAATTGCAGCAATGATGTGTATGAACACCATGAGGTCATAAAACTCCATGTTATCTATCCCTTCTAATCTCCTACATAATAACGCAAAATTCTATCAACATTTGATCCGTACACTTCTCCAAATAAGTTTAGATGAACTAATAAATAGAATAAT
It encodes:
- a CDS encoding DNA-3-methyladenine glycosylase I, whose amino-acid sequence is MTKQRCQWVTDDPVYITYHDHEWGVPQYDAQKLFEMLCLEGAQAGLSWITILKRRENYCQAFDDFDPLKISKYSNQKIEALLQDKGIIRNRRKINAFIKNAQSFLQVEQELGDFSSYIWSFVGGEQIVNHWETHEQVPAYTTESEQMSKDLKRRGFQFVGPTICYAFMQATGMVNDHTKDCFLSIAR
- a CDS encoding sulfurtransferase, with amino-acid sequence MGYLISVDRLKNRLHNHLNNTVIIDVRFQLTDPDAGRKAYLQDHIPGAVFMDIEKDLSGKKGKHGGNHPLPDLTMLAGKVGKLGVDHDTTVVIYDADNDMFAARAWWLFHYMGHDKVYVLDGGYSGWKKTGNETTTEVPTLTPKVFHLQLRDNQIANMEEVKEKVTRNEAVLIDSRARERYLGDDEPMYARAGHIPGAKNYFWKKVLDENGSWKKKEVLEKQFASFQKNEEIIVSCGSGISACPNILALKSLGYENVKLYPGSFSDWISYDENEVAIGEDA
- the pepT gene encoding peptidase T translates to MKKEIMERFITYAKMDTQSDASNEATPSTPGQFDLANLLVQELQEIGMTDVAVDDFGYVMATLPANTDGDIPTIGFLAHVDTATDFTGKNVQPQITENYDGKDIVLNKEENIILSTTDFPELSQYKGHTVITTDGTTLLGADNKAGIAEIMTAMHYLITHPEIKHGKIRVAFTPDEEIGRGPHKFDVERFDATYAYTVDGGPLGELQYESFNAAQARVTFKGNSVHPGTAKDKMVNAGKMAATFINEIPNEEAPEYTEGYEGFYHLSNITGDVENAELIYIIRDFDKAKFQEKKVLLQKITEKFQTKYGTEAVSLELRDQYYNMREKIEPVKEIVDIAYDAMKSLDIEPIVKPIRGGTDGSQLSYMGLPTPNIFTGGENFHGKFEYVSVDNMMKASKTIIEICKLFARRY
- a CDS encoding DUF2269 family protein, which encodes MEFYDLMVFIHIIAAIIGMGPGFFMILPVKTATTMTELQYGYKIRNKLHGCVMIGGTLLLITGLIMGVLRPYLFAQGWFIGSLLLFLLALAFGPLVLSPRSKPIKKLLQTHPDSTIPDDYFRLSRKLFFYERIESLLFMIIIILMITKPF